Below is a window of Natronorubrum halophilum DNA.
CTTGCGCCCGCTCGTTCAGGGCGAGATCTCCTCGGCGTTCGCGATGACCGAGCCCAAACAGGGCGGCGGCTCGGATCCGAAGATGCTCCAGAGTACGGCCGTCAAAGACGGCGACGAGTGGGTCATCAACGCCCACAAGTGGTGGACGTCCGACGGCCTCGATGCCGATTTCTATCTGACGATGGTCCGGACCGATCTGGACGCCCACCCCTACTCCGGAACGTCGATCATCCTCGTCCCGGCCGACGCCGACGGCGTCGACGTCGTACGCAACATCCCCCACGTCGGCGGCCACGGCATCACCGAACGCGAGGGCGGTCACGCCGAGGTGAAGTTCGACGACGTCCGCGTCCCCGTCGAGAACACGATCGGCGAGGAAAACGACGGGTTCCAGATCGCACAGATGCGACTCGGCGGCGGCCGACTCACCCACTGCATGCGCTACTCGGGGATGGCCGAGCGGTCGCTCGACGTCGCGAAGGCCTACCTCAGCGAGCGCGAGGCCTTCGGCACGACGCTCGAGGAGAAACAGGCGCTGCGCCACCGGATCGCGGACGCCGAAACGCGCCTGCACGCGGCACGCTGTATGGTCCGTCACGCCGCGCGCGAACTCGACCGTAGCGACGCCCGCATCGAGGTCGCGATGGCCAAGATGTTCACCGCGAACGTCACCCAGGATACCATCGACCTCGCGCTGCAGTGTTGTGGCGGCAACGGCATCGGGAAGGATCTCCCGATCGCACACTTCTACGAGAACGTCCGCGCGTTCCGCATCGTCGACGGGGCCGACGAAGTCCACCGCCGCTCGATCGCCCGCTGGGCCTTCGAGGACGTCGACGAAACGGAGATCGAGAACGCGCTGCAGTTCGAC
It encodes the following:
- a CDS encoding acyl-CoA dehydrogenase family protein; translation: MEYHDSEKANEVAGRVEDFLEEVVLPREREALATGERITMDEIEGFWEEAKERDLFAPQVPEEYGGQGLDFSDMLPSFEQVGRSLIGALAIRANAPQEGNMHTLEMVGTEEQKEEYLRPLVQGEISSAFAMTEPKQGGGSDPKMLQSTAVKDGDEWVINAHKWWTSDGLDADFYLTMVRTDLDAHPYSGTSIILVPADADGVDVVRNIPHVGGHGITEREGGHAEVKFDDVRVPVENTIGEENDGFQIAQMRLGGGRLTHCMRYSGMAERSLDVAKAYLSEREAFGTTLEEKQALRHRIADAETRLHAARCMVRHAARELDRSDARIEVAMAKMFTANVTQDTIDLALQCCGGNGIGKDLPIAHFYENVRAFRIVDGADEVHRRSIARWAFEDVDETEIENALQFDEGLRIDALDE